One Oncorhynchus masou masou isolate Uvic2021 chromosome 2, UVic_Omas_1.1, whole genome shotgun sequence genomic region harbors:
- the htatip2 gene encoding oxidoreductase HTATIP2 isoform X1, whose translation MLLFLCTTAIKPFGLSSVVKHGLVLSFRMAHDLKPLAEDFRQKNKSCFILGVSGETGKELLKEIVERKLFSRITVIGRRQLTFEGEAYENLVQEVVDFEKLNDHAAAFQGHDVGYCCLGTTKAKAGADGFIRVDHDYVLKSAELAKAGGCSHFNLESSKGADKTSGFLYLKVKGQVEAAIEPLGFERYSIYRPAVLMVDRQESRPAEWFARKVLGPFSSMFPTAMSIPIQSVTRAMVANTLIPAGEKVEILENKAIYDLGKAPEK comes from the exons ATGCTGCTTTTTTTGTGTACAACAGCGATCAAACCATTCGGTCTCTCCTCAGTGGTGAAGCATGGTCTTGTTTTGTCCTTCAGGATGGCACACGACCTGAAACCACTGGCAGAGGACTTCAGACAGAAGAATAAAAGCTGTTTTATCCTTGGTGTCTCTGGAGAGACAGGCAAAGAGTTACTCAAAGAGATTGTGGAGAGGAAGCTCTTCTCGAGGATCACTGTCATCGGAAGGCGGCAGCTCACATTTGAAGGCGAAGCGTATGAGAACCTG GTGCAGGAGGTGGTGGACTTTGAGAAACTGAATGACCATGCTGCAGCATTCCAAGGGCATGATGTTGGCTACTGCTGCCTGGGAACGACCAAAGCCAAAGCAGGGGCT GATGGATTCATCCGTGTTGACCATGACTACGTCCTGAAGTCAGCGGAGCTCGCCAAGGCAGGGGGCTGCTCACACTTCAACCTCGAGTCTTCTAAAGGGGCTGACAAAACCAGTGGTTTTCTCTATCTCAAAGTGAAG GGACAAGTGGAGGCAGCCATTGAGCCGTTGGGCTTCGAGAGGTACTCCATCTATCGCCCTGC GGTGCTGATGGTCGACAGGCAGGAGAGCCGGCCTGCTGAATGGTTTGCCAGGAAGGTCCTGGGCCCTTTTTCCTCCATGTTTCCCACAGCGATGTCCATCCCCATCCAATCAGTGACCAGGGCCATGGTGGCCAACACACTGATCCCTGCAGGGGAGAAAGTGGAGATCCTGGAGAATAAAGCCATCTATGACTTGGGGAAGGCCCCAGAGAAATGA
- the htatip2 gene encoding oxidoreductase HTATIP2 isoform X2 produces the protein MAHDLKPLAEDFRQKNKSCFILGVSGETGKELLKEIVERKLFSRITVIGRRQLTFEGEAYENLVQEVVDFEKLNDHAAAFQGHDVGYCCLGTTKAKAGADGFIRVDHDYVLKSAELAKAGGCSHFNLESSKGADKTSGFLYLKVKGQVEAAIEPLGFERYSIYRPAVLMVDRQESRPAEWFARKVLGPFSSMFPTAMSIPIQSVTRAMVANTLIPAGEKVEILENKAIYDLGKAPEK, from the exons ATGGCACACGACCTGAAACCACTGGCAGAGGACTTCAGACAGAAGAATAAAAGCTGTTTTATCCTTGGTGTCTCTGGAGAGACAGGCAAAGAGTTACTCAAAGAGATTGTGGAGAGGAAGCTCTTCTCGAGGATCACTGTCATCGGAAGGCGGCAGCTCACATTTGAAGGCGAAGCGTATGAGAACCTG GTGCAGGAGGTGGTGGACTTTGAGAAACTGAATGACCATGCTGCAGCATTCCAAGGGCATGATGTTGGCTACTGCTGCCTGGGAACGACCAAAGCCAAAGCAGGGGCT GATGGATTCATCCGTGTTGACCATGACTACGTCCTGAAGTCAGCGGAGCTCGCCAAGGCAGGGGGCTGCTCACACTTCAACCTCGAGTCTTCTAAAGGGGCTGACAAAACCAGTGGTTTTCTCTATCTCAAAGTGAAG GGACAAGTGGAGGCAGCCATTGAGCCGTTGGGCTTCGAGAGGTACTCCATCTATCGCCCTGC GGTGCTGATGGTCGACAGGCAGGAGAGCCGGCCTGCTGAATGGTTTGCCAGGAAGGTCCTGGGCCCTTTTTCCTCCATGTTTCCCACAGCGATGTCCATCCCCATCCAATCAGTGACCAGGGCCATGGTGGCCAACACACTGATCCCTGCAGGGGAGAAAGTGGAGATCCTGGAGAATAAAGCCATCTATGACTTGGGGAAGGCCCCAGAGAAATGA